TTTCCTCCTTTGCGCCCTCTTCTCTTGCCAAAAGCAAGAGGAGCGGGGAAGCCAAGAAGTGGGAATCAGCTTTAGCTACACCCCCTTTACGGCAGATCCGCGGAAAGGTACCGACCCCGCAACGGTGCAGCTCTCCTTCATGCTCTATGAGGGGCTCACCCGCGTAGAGGCTGATGGAAAGGTAACCCCTGCCTTGGCCAAGGAGATCAAAATCTCCAAAGATAAAAAAAGCTACATCTTCACCCTTAAAGAGGCGATGTGGTCAGACGGCTCTCCGCTGACCGCCTATCACTTTGAGCAAGCATGGAAAAGAGTGCTCGACCCTTCATTTCCCTCTCGCTCGGCCCACCTCCTTTACCCCCTAAAAAATGGAGCCCGGGCAAAAAAAGGAGAATGCTCGACCGATGAGGTGGGAGTCAAAGCGATCGATGAAGAAACCCTCCTTGTTGAACTGGAGCATCCTGTTCCCTACTTTTTACAGCTGGTCTCTTTTGCCTCCTACTTTCCTGTCCCCTACCATGGCGATGAGGTGCCCCACCCCGACAATGGGGGAGAACTCCTCACCAACGGTCCTTTCATGCTCTCGGGATGGAAAAATGATGATGAGATTACCCTCATCCGCAACCCTTATTACTGGAATGCCAACCGGGTGAAGCTCGACAGGGTGCGGGTTCTCATTATTGGGGATGAAGAGACCGTCCTTCGCCTCTTCGAACAGGGAGACGTTGACTTTTTTGGGGGACTCGCTTCCCCCCTTCCCCTCGACGCCGTCCCCTCCCTAAAGAAAAATGGTCTCTTCTCTGAACAGCCATCGACAGGAACCGCTTTTTCGACCTTCAATGTGAACCGGTATCCCTTCAATAATGCCCACATCCGAAAAGCCTTTGCCTACGCCATCCACCGGAAAACGATCATCGAAAACATCTCCCAAATGGGAGATGATATCGCCTCAGGCCCCGTTCCCCACACGTTAAAAGATGTCGCTACCACCTTCTTCGAAGACTACAAAAAGGTGCTTGCAAAAGAGCATCTTAAACAGGGACTTGAAGAGCTTGGGATCACTAAAAAAGAGTTCCCCAAGGTGACCTACTACTACTTCTCGTCTAAGATCCAGAAAAACCTCGCGGCCGCACTTCAAAGTTACTGGAAAAAAGTTCTGGGGATCGAAGTGAAGCTCCAAGCCCACGATCTCAAGTCTCACATGGCAAAGCTGAAGTCAAAAGA
The sequence above is drawn from the Candidatus Neptunochlamydia vexilliferae genome and encodes:
- a CDS encoding peptide ABC transporter substrate-binding protein, which codes for MMKQLFPIFFLLCALFSCQKQEERGSQEVGISFSYTPFTADPRKGTDPATVQLSFMLYEGLTRVEADGKVTPALAKEIKISKDKKSYIFTLKEAMWSDGSPLTAYHFEQAWKRVLDPSFPSRSAHLLYPLKNGARAKKGECSTDEVGVKAIDEETLLVELEHPVPYFLQLVSFASYFPVPYHGDEVPHPDNGGELLTNGPFMLSGWKNDDEITLIRNPYYWNANRVKLDRVRVLIIGDEETVLRLFEQGDVDFFGGLASPLPLDAVPSLKKNGLFSEQPSTGTAFSTFNVNRYPFNNAHIRKAFAYAIHRKTIIENISQMGDDIASGPVPHTLKDVATTFFEDYKKVLAKEHLKQGLEELGITKKEFPKVTYYYFSSKIQKNLAAALQSYWKKVLGIEVKLQAHDLKSHMAKLKSKDFQIAQMSWVGQYYDPMSFLERFKTKDSFRNYSGWENSHYTEMITNSYDKEGAERLELLQEAEALLMEEMPLIPLYHYHMTYVKNPRLKNLAITPTGIVLFHHSYLGY